In Thermodesulfobacteriota bacterium, the sequence CGACGCTTCGAGGGGAAGCCCAGCAGATATCAGGGTGGAGAATTGTCTTGTGGTAAGCGCCAGCTCCGAGGTGCTTATTCCCTTGAATAAAGAAAAGCTTCTGGCCTTTTCTTTCTTGACTTCGCTGAGCGAGGATAGAAAAACACCCTGGCGCTTGAGCTTCTCGGTTGCCGATTTTGCCGATTCGGCGTCTAACACCCCTTCTACTGTCTTACCTTTTTCGTTGATTGCTTTGTACTTATAAACGGGCATCTTACCACTATTTTGTATCGGCGATTTCGGATTGCGGAATAATCAAGTTCGAGATCCGCAATAAATCCGAAATTGTTACTTACGTCTCGTCCTCAGTAACTCTCATAACCTCATCTATAGAAGTTAAACCCCTCAGAACCTTCTCCGCTCCGTCCATCCTGAGTGTAGTCATTCCGTTCTCCAGGGCTTTTCTCTTTATAGTCGAGGAGTCGGTGGTAGCCAGGGTAAGGCCTCTAATTTCATCGTCTATCAGCAATATCTCGAATATTCCGCTTCTACCGCTGTAGCCGGTGCCAAGACATTCATTACAACCTTTGGCCCGGTGCAAGACACCCTGCTGAAGGTCTTTTCTATCCAGCCCTATTCTGGCCAGTTCATCGTCTATGGGCACGTAAGGCTCTTTACAGGACTTGCAAAGGAATCGAATGAGTCTCTGGGCGACCACGGCCATCAGGGAGGAAGCGACCAGAAAAGGCTCGATTCCCATATCGATGAGCCTGGTTATGGCGCTGGCGGAGTCATTGGTATGGAGCGTCGAAAAAACTAGGTGACCGGTAAGGGAGGCGTGAATGGCTATATCGGCTGTCTCTCTATCCCGGATCTCTCCCACCAGTATAACGTCGGGGTCCTGACGGAGGATTGACCGTAGTCCGTTAGCAAAGGAGAGATTTACCTTGGAATTTACCTGGATCTGATTGATTCCTTGAATTTGATACTCTACCGGGTCTTCAATGGTAATGATTTTTTTGTCGGGGGAGTTGATTCTTTCTAGGGCCGCATAGAGGGTGGTTGTTTTTCCGCTCCCGGTGGGCCCGGTTACCAGGATAATACCGTGAGGCCGATGGATGAGCGAATTTATGGTATGCAGTTTTTTTCCTTCAAGCCCTAGGTCCTCCAGGCTGAGGAGAACCGAAGAGCGGTCTAAAAGCCTCATCACAACGCTTTCTCCCCATGATGTAGGAACAGTGGAGATACGAACATCTACGTCCCGTCCGGCCACTTTTACACGAATCCTACCATCCTGTGGTTTTCTCTTCTCCGCGATATCGAGTTCGGCCATGATCTTTACTCTCGAGATTATCGACGACTGAAGCCTTTTGGGGACCGAGGTCACCCTATGCAAAAGACCGTCTTTTCTAAACCGGACCAGTAAGTCCTTCTCGAAACACTCCATATGGATATCGCTGGCCTTCTCCTTAACGGCTTGAAAGAGAAGCGAGTTGACGAACCTAATTATAGGGGCCTCATC encodes:
- the gspE gene encoding type II secretion system ATPase GspE, which codes for MKSLEEIISQRNPEAWVKIDELLARNGERFEETLLKSKVLSDKEVLEVLSDFYEIPYIYSISEKDIDSELVKLLPISFAKKYRLIPLKRGEEKIIVALAPPIDLYVLDEVKSLFGCEVEPMLALSQVVLDSINKVYERGKEMRDEIEDETLGITESEFQEPKDLLEAEDEAPIIRFVNSLLFQAVKEKASDIHMECFEKDLLVRFRKDGLLHRVTSVPKRLQSSIISRVKIMAELDIAEKRKPQDGRIRVKVAGRDVDVRISTVPTSWGESVVMRLLDRSSVLLSLEDLGLEGKKLHTINSLIHRPHGIILVTGPTGSGKTTTLYAALERINSPDKKIITIEDPVEYQIQGINQIQVNSKVNLSFANGLRSILRQDPDVILVGEIRDRETADIAIHASLTGHLVFSTLHTNDSASAITRLIDMGIEPFLVASSLMAVVAQRLIRFLCKSCKEPYVPIDDELARIGLDRKDLQQGVLHRAKGCNECLGTGYSGRSGIFEILLIDDEIRGLTLATTDSSTIKRKALENGMTTLRMDGAEKVLRGLTSIDEVMRVTEDET